The Elaeis guineensis isolate ETL-2024a chromosome 11, EG11, whole genome shotgun sequence genomic interval TAAGAAGAGCCCTATTTTGATCCTAGAATGGAATGGAAATGGTCCAATCTACCTAAAATTCCATCCTCATTCTtttttatggattcaaattttcattccattttcgatTCCGGCCATGAACTAAATGTTTTAAAGAAAATTTAGTCATTTCAATTTCTATtccaatcaatttcaattttaactttaattgcgaACCAACCAAACATCTTCGTAATTAATCCTTGAACCTCTTGCATTAATGCCATTATAATCGTGCATTcacttcataaataaattttagaaaatacttcctctaattttatgaattttgaCATGACCATACAAGTTTCGAGATGAAGGATAAGATTGACAGCCTAAGTCCTTGATGTTTCTATTATGAATATTTCATCCCTTATAATCCCATATAAATAATCCAAACTTATCAATCAATTTATGAGAGCCAATTCCGCTCTTGGCTTTTGCACCAACATAAAAATGTAGACTGATTAGGTCATGGAACTTGCAAATGGatgtctttttcttttcttttttttctcctccttttacttttcgtaaatgagtattgctttgcatctTTAACATTCCATATCGTCTTGTTGTGAATAAAACGGTAACCAGCTATAATGCTTCTATCCTAAATCAAATTCACTTATATACTTGATGGTGGAAAGAAGAGGTCTGAAAAGGGACCTGTTTTTCATGATTATTTCAAAAACTCTTGAATATTTAAACTCTTACAAAGCAGAAGATGGACATGTAACTCCATGTAGAGCCAATGATGCATTTTGTAGGGGTTTCCCATTTATATTATTGCAAGATATATCCTTGACTTGCTTGGTTGCTTGCATTCCTTGGGCGGCCAGAATGAAGAGAGTCTCCTAGTTCTGGTGGGCAGTACTGCATCAGTATGAGAAGAAAAGCTTTTGGAAAAAAGACATGTGATCAGATTTGAAGAAACTTGCAGTTAACGGGAACCCTCTTTATTTCATATTAGCATGAGTTGGGAGGAGTAGCACTCATCTTCCAATCACACGACCATGGCAGGAATGGGAGAAAAAATGATTGATGAATCTGGCTACACAAGCCATTCAAGTTTAGATACCAAATTAATTTCAAATCCCCAGTTTGAACTTGGTCAACATATTTCCTCCTCGAGTCACATTGGCTAGCTAGGGTTCATTATGATACACCCAATAACTACACacctagatctaaatttttaggaAAGTTTTTGTGCTAATTCTGGATATGTTGGACTTTGTCCAATCTACTCACCTCAATCTGTAATGCAATTAGTTTTTAAATACAGAACAGAGAGAAATTCAACCTAACTAAAGTATGACAAACTCATTTGACAATATTGTAGTTGCAAATTAGAGTAAGAAATAACAAGGGGTTGCTAGCTCGTATGCAAATATTTGGTTTGCTTCAAGCCATAATATTCAGATTTGGCAGATTCAGCACGGCGCGGGGGTGGTGACAACATGATGTGGCTACACTTGAGGATGGCCAAGCCAGATGTAGAAGCATGGTACCATGTAAGAATATGTTACTATTAATCTATAGTTTGCAGTATCACCCCATACCGTCCGACACAGAATGTAGCATACTGTACCAAAATATCATACCATCCCATATCGATATTACCATATCGTACCAAACTATATACCAATACTATAATAAGATTCTATAAATACAGGATCCAATACTGAGATGACGAAGCTCAGTTAATCCAGTCTATATTAGAACTTACTGTAAATTTCAGCAATATGTGAAAGAGAAGACTAGATTTCAAGGGAACCTGAAAATGCTCATCTAGCTCagaaagtcttgatcaaatctattaccatgTCTTATGGAAAATGAGTACTAGTTGATTGAAATTCCTTTCAGAACTTCCCACTGAATTCTAGGTCAGTACTGGATGCATCTTATAAGTTTCTGATGTTCTAATGGGAAGAAAGCAAGTGATCTTGGAGAAGCAAACCTGACTCAACATAAAAATAAGGCTCGAACAAGCTCGTTCATATAGAAAATTTGCCAAGCATGATACTGAATTCAGGCTGGAAATTAATGCAGACCAAGTTTGATCAGGCCCAGGTTTCACTCAGATTGACAAATACACCTCTTGTTTGATCAGCCCAGGTTTCACTCAGATTGACAGAATACACCTCTTGATTGGAACAACATGGAACTGAGAGGGTGTTTGGTTGGAAAAAGTGGAGATCTGAAATCGGAATTAGAataggtgactcccattccaaccgtttggttggaaaGAATCtcgttccgattctgattccgggatggaatgggaatgtgtcaatctatatagaactcaatccctattcttctctatggattcaatttttcattccaatttcgattctggTCAAGAACCAAATGCTTCAAGAAATTTAGCCATTTCCATTCCGATTCCAAGTCATTCCGATTCCCATTCCCATTCTGATTTTGGTTATGAACCGAACCAAAAGCCCCTTGAAGGAGTGTTTGGTTCACAACCGGAATCAAAATgggaatgaaaatcgaaatggcttgaaatcggaatcggaatggccaaatcttcCGAAACTTTTGGTTCGTaactggaatcgaaatcggaatcgaaattagaatgaaaatttgaatccatagaggagagtagggattgagttctatataaattgagccaTTTCTATTCCATTCTGAAATCGGAAATGAAATGAGACTCCTCCCAACTAAAAAGTTGGAATGGAAGTCATCAATTCTGACTCCGATTTCAAATCCTcactccccccaaccaaataCTCCTTAAGATTAATGCTGAGGACCTTTGGAGCCAACATTGCATATTAAGTTGTGAGTGGGTGAATGTTAGGACTAGTGACAACAAATGCCTAAAAGGGATAAAATAGCAGATTTTTTAACTGTCCCAACAACATAAGAGGTTGAAAAGCCCAATGCAAGGAACTAATCATCATGAAAGTGGAACTCTGGCAGATATTAAAATCAGAAGAAGAAATATAATACATTATAAAGGTAATACCGTAGACAAAACTCTTGCAGTTGTTTATCATAGAGATCGCAGTAAGAGTAAACAAGTACcaagttctatatgattagaTAAGTACACATCCCATgagcaaaatttatttgatagacGTGTTTAAAAAGTAGCATACAGTTGGAACTAGTATAATTCCACATACTAGCTCTGATTTCCTCACCAAGATGTGGGAGAATTtaaaatgtgaaaccccaataaacATAATATAGAATGAGAATCCGAATTTCACAGAGTTCTAAATAAAAATGCATTAAAACAGCAGGAACACAAATTTAAACAGTTCAACTAATTTCCTCATCCCAATTTGGGACATTATTTTGTTAAAAAGCAGGGTTGCACCTTTTTCTTATCCAAAGCCACACAATTCACTAACATCCCCCATGTCTCCATGAAAGAACTAATCAAAGATGACCTCCGATCTTTGACTGTTTTGCAATCTTGAACCACTCAGTGTGAAAGGATCCAGGCATGTCAATCCTCTCATAAGTATGCGCTCCAAAATAGTCCCTCTGAGCTTGGACCAAATTAGCTGGCACCCTTTCCCTCCTATATGTGTCGAAATAAGCCAGACTTGCAGACATACCTGGAGTGCTTATACCTGCATTGATAGCAAGGCAGATGACTCGGCGCCAAGCAGACTGGCGATCTAATATCTCCTTTGCAAACTCCGGGTCCATCAGAAGATTTGGTAGTTCGGGATTCCGATCGTAGGCCTTCTTGATCCGATCCAAGAAGATTGCACGTATGATACACCCACCTTTCCATATTCTTGCAAGCTCACCCAACTTGAGGTCCCATCCTTTCTCCATGCTCTTAGCTCTTATCAAGTTCATCCCTTGTGCATAGCTGCAGATTTTTGAAGCATAAAGAGCTTGCCTCACATCATCGATCAATTTTGCCTTATCTAACGGCTGACTGCTCAAGATGTCACTGAAGCCGCCTGACTTAAAAACTTTGGCAGCTTCAACCCTTTCTTCCTTCAATCCACTAAGGAACCTTGAATCCAAAGATGCTGCAATTGTTGGAGCAGCAACTGATAAATCAGCTGCCTGTTGAACAGTCCATTTACCAGTACCCTTCATCCCGGTCTTGTCTAAGACCTTGTCTACTAGATAACCTTCGCCCTTGTCATCCTTGATTCCAAAAATGTCTGCTGTGATCTCAATCAAAAAGCTAAGAAGCTCTCCCTTATTCCATTCAGAGAACACCTGCTGTAATTCATCATTTGAGAGCTTACCTACAGATTTCAATACATCATAAGCTTCAGCAATCAGCTGCATGTCTCCATACTCAATTCCATTATGGACCATCTTCACAAAATTGCCTGAACCACCTTTGCCTATGTATGTAACACAGGGGCCACTGTCTGGAACCTGGGCTGCCACTTTGAGAAGAATGTCTTCTATGTTTTTGTAGGCCTCATATGACCCTCCAGGCATCAAGGAGGGTCCATGCCTTGCACCCTCCTCCCCACCAGAAACTCCCATCCCGAGATACAGAAGACCAAGTTCAGCCAtggctttctctctcctctccgtGTTCTCATACCATTCATTGCCACCATCAATTATACAGTCACCCTTCTCCATGTAAGCTGAGAGCGTTGCTATGGTCTGGTCGACGGGTGCACCAGCCTTCACAAGCATGATGATGACACGGGGCTTTTGGATTGAATTGACaaatgatgcaggatcatggaaGCCGTAAATTGGGAGATTTCCTTCAAGTTTGGCACGTTCAACAGTCTCATCAACCTTTGAAGTGGTGCGGTTGTACACTGAAATGGGGAACCCTTTCTCAGCTATGTTTAGGGCTAGGTTTTGGCCCATGACAGCCAGACCAGCAAGGCCAATTCGTGTGAGAGCCATCTTTCACCTGATGTAAGTGGATTATCAGGATAAGGAGTTACAAGAATGTCATTAATCAATGTGAATCAAAAATGAAATCATGCACATATCAACAACAGgattctaggataaaattgagaaaATTATAACAAATGAAAACTCATCCAAAAACATAAAGGAATCCTTTGCCAGAACATAACCCCCCTCCCGcctccccccccccaccccccccaacaccacaaaaagaaaaaaaaaaaaaaaagcttctagTGCTACTATAGCGACATGagtgaggatcttacatcaaatCAAACCAAGAATTACAACCCAAAAATGAATAACAAAACCATCTGACAAATCTATGTCCGCACAAGCAAACCAGTAGGATCAATTGCCACATTTTCAGATATACAGCCTAGAACAATCTGAATGTTAGATGATATAAAGAAAAGCCCATGATCTACCAAAACTCAACCACCAAAGACCGAAAAAGGAAGACAGACCTCCAATCTAGGCTGGAAGTTATAAAGCATCTGGCAGGACCTCAAGGTCCAGGCAGATATACATGCAACCTGAGAAATTGATTTACGATCAAAGGGTAATAAGATGGGAGGGGGGGTGGCGGGCGTGTTTGGTTTGGGTGGGGTGGGGGATTTTATGAGCTGAAACTTTCTCTGGGTTCAAAATGTTATTCTAGTTTGATGAACTTCAACACAGAACGCCAAAAGGATCTGCAATGCATCTTTCTCTAGGAAGGAAAATGTTTCAAAGGATGGTTCCCCAAAAGTGAGAACTGGACTTCTCTTTTATAACATTCCAGCACATAATCCCACAGAAACAACACATTTTTGACGGCTTGTTCAATAAATCCACAACCATTACAAATTCAAAGCCTTTCATATCTAGGAAGCAC includes:
- the LOC105053810 gene encoding 6-phosphogluconate dehydrogenase, decarboxylating 1; protein product: MALTRIGLAGLAVMGQNLALNIAEKGFPISVYNRTTSKVDETVERAKLEGNLPIYGFHDPASFVNSIQKPRVIIMLVKAGAPVDQTIATLSAYMEKGDCIIDGGNEWYENTERREKAMAELGLLYLGMGVSGGEEGARHGPSLMPGGSYEAYKNIEDILLKVAAQVPDSGPCVTYIGKGGSGNFVKMVHNGIEYGDMQLIAEAYDVLKSVGKLSNDELQQVFSEWNKGELLSFLIEITADIFGIKDDKGEGYLVDKVLDKTGMKGTGKWTVQQAADLSVAAPTIAASLDSRFLSGLKEERVEAAKVFKSGGFSDILSSQPLDKAKLIDDVRQALYASKICSYAQGMNLIRAKSMEKGWDLKLGELARIWKGGCIIRAIFLDRIKKAYDRNPELPNLLMDPEFAKEILDRQSAWRRVICLAINAGISTPGMSASLAYFDTYRRERVPANLVQAQRDYFGAHTYERIDMPGSFHTEWFKIAKQSKIGGHL